From the Candidatus Binatia bacterium genome, one window contains:
- the npdG gene encoding NADPH-dependent F420 reductase codes for MARIGLLGGTGPEGKGLALRFAAIGEEVRVGSRQKERAQEVAAKLQEKLRSHQLDGTITGGENGEVADWCEAAVLTFPYEGVETLLPPLQPALAGKIVMDTINPMELRDGVFHLMRVPAGSAGERIQELLPASRVVACFKNSSAKELMDLNEVLHGDILLCGNVPEANAWVAQLVRRIPELRAVDAGMLANAHHLESITTLLMNLNRRYKALTSIQILGLPKTV; via the coding sequence ATGGCACGAATTGGGTTGCTCGGTGGTACAGGACCGGAAGGAAAGGGTCTCGCGCTGCGGTTCGCCGCAATTGGTGAAGAGGTGCGCGTAGGTTCCCGCCAGAAGGAACGGGCTCAAGAAGTTGCTGCCAAGCTGCAAGAGAAGCTGCGCAGCCACCAGCTCGATGGCACGATTACCGGCGGGGAAAACGGCGAAGTGGCGGACTGGTGCGAAGCGGCCGTACTCACCTTCCCTTACGAGGGCGTGGAAACCTTGCTCCCGCCGTTACAGCCAGCATTGGCGGGGAAAATCGTGATGGACACCATCAATCCCATGGAACTCCGCGACGGAGTGTTTCACTTAATGCGCGTACCTGCAGGTTCCGCAGGGGAGCGCATTCAAGAGCTCTTGCCTGCCTCGCGTGTCGTGGCCTGCTTTAAAAATTCGAGTGCCAAGGAACTGATGGATTTGAACGAGGTGTTGCATGGCGACATCTTGTTGTGTGGCAACGTGCCCGAGGCGAATGCCTGGGTTGCGCAATTGGTACGCCGCATCCCCGAGCTTCGCGCGGTCGACGCCGGCATGCTTGCCAACGCCCATCACCTGGAGAGCATCACGACGCTGCTCATGAATCTCAACCGCCGCTACAAGGCGCTCACTTCCATCCAAATCTTGGGTTTGCCCAAAACCGTGTGA
- a CDS encoding inositol-3-phosphate synthase, translating to MDPGKPIRPAEGNLGVFLVGLGAVSSTFIAGVELVRRGLAKPIGSLTQMGTIRLGKRTEHRVPLIRDFVPLASLDDLRFVAWDIFPDNAYQAAKRAGVLAEHHLEAVRSTLEQVEPLPGVFQQEYVRRLRGTHVKSGRNKRELAEQVKADILAAFRRCELKRAVMVWCGSTESYLRPGAVHASLAAFEAGLEQNDPDISPSMIYAYAALSCGVPFANGAPNLTVDIPALVELAQLKKVPICGKDFKTGQTLMKTILAPGLKARLLGLTGWFSTNILGNRDGEVLDEPSAFKTKEESKLSVLDVILRKDLYPDLYGDYVHQVHIHYYPPRGDNKEGWDNIDIFGWLGYPMQIKINFLCRDSILAAPLVLDLALFLDLAQRAGMRGIQEWLSFYFKSPQTAEGLYPEHDLFIQLMKLKNTLRYLRGEELITHLGLEYYD from the coding sequence ATGGATCCTGGGAAACCGATTCGACCCGCCGAGGGCAATCTCGGCGTTTTCTTAGTGGGGCTCGGTGCGGTTAGCAGCACCTTCATCGCCGGTGTGGAGCTTGTACGGCGCGGGCTTGCCAAACCGATTGGGTCGTTGACGCAAATGGGCACGATTCGGCTCGGCAAGCGCACGGAGCACCGCGTGCCGCTAATTCGGGACTTTGTGCCGCTGGCGAGTCTCGACGACTTGCGGTTTGTGGCGTGGGACATTTTCCCCGACAACGCCTACCAGGCGGCGAAGCGCGCTGGCGTGCTTGCCGAGCATCACCTTGAAGCCGTGCGCTCCACGTTAGAACAAGTCGAGCCCTTGCCCGGTGTGTTCCAGCAAGAGTACGTGCGCCGGCTGCGGGGCACGCACGTGAAATCAGGTCGCAACAAGCGGGAGTTGGCCGAGCAGGTGAAGGCGGACATCCTTGCTGCGTTTCGCCGTTGCGAGCTCAAGCGAGCGGTGATGGTGTGGTGCGGGAGCACGGAAAGCTACCTGCGTCCCGGAGCCGTACACGCTTCCTTGGCGGCATTCGAAGCAGGTCTCGAGCAAAACGATCCGGACATCTCGCCGAGCATGATCTATGCGTATGCTGCGCTCAGTTGCGGGGTTCCCTTTGCCAACGGTGCTCCCAACCTCACCGTGGACATTCCTGCGCTGGTAGAACTTGCGCAACTGAAGAAAGTGCCGATTTGCGGCAAGGACTTCAAAACCGGCCAAACGTTGATGAAGACGATCCTAGCGCCAGGCCTTAAAGCGCGCCTCCTCGGTCTGACCGGCTGGTTTTCCACCAACATCCTCGGCAACCGCGACGGGGAGGTGCTCGACGAGCCGTCGGCATTCAAGACCAAGGAAGAGAGCAAGCTTTCGGTGCTCGACGTGATTCTGCGCAAGGACCTGTATCCGGATCTCTACGGCGACTACGTGCACCAAGTGCACATCCATTACTACCCGCCGCGCGGCGACAACAAGGAGGGTTGGGACAACATCGATATCTTCGGCTGGCTCGGCTATCCGATGCAGATCAAGATCAATTTCTTGTGCCGCGACTCGATCCTCGCTGCCCCGCTCGTGCTCGACTTGGCGCTGTTCCTCGATTTGGCGCAACGTGCGGGCATGCGTGGAATTCAGGAGTGGCTCTCGTTTTACTTTAAGAGCCCGCAAACAGCCGAGGGGCTTTATCCGGAGCACGACCTGTTCATTCAGTTGATGAAGCTCAAAAACACGCTGCGCTACCTGCGCGGCGAGGAACTCATCACCCACCTTGGGCTCGAGTACTACGACTGA
- a CDS encoding HU family DNA-binding protein yields MTKSQLVQKLADAAGITKKQADTVLQTLVDVTVNTVKKGDPVKIPGLGTFRKVQTKARTGRNPQTGEPIKIPARKKVRFSVAKSFKESVLGAKPKK; encoded by the coding sequence ATGACCAAATCGCAACTGGTGCAGAAACTCGCAGATGCCGCTGGGATCACCAAGAAGCAGGCCGACACGGTGTTGCAAACGTTGGTGGATGTGACGGTGAACACAGTCAAGAAGGGCGACCCGGTCAAGATCCCAGGGCTCGGGACCTTCCGCAAGGTGCAAACCAAAGCGCGGACCGGACGGAACCCGCAAACCGGGGAGCCGATCAAAATTCCGGCTCGCAAAAAGGTTCGCTTCTCCGTCGCAAAGAGCTTCAAAGAGTCTGTTCTCGGTGCCAAGCCGAAAAAGTAA
- the coaE gene encoding dephospho-CoA kinase (Dephospho-CoA kinase (CoaE) performs the final step in coenzyme A biosynthesis.) — translation MKVIGLTGGIGSGKSTAAAILQQLGAAVIDADKVAHELYAPGTPGWQAVVAAFGREIVGADEQIDRKKLAAIVFADPNARQRLERIMHPLVTEEIRRRLAALRARGEKPLVVLEAALLLEAGWHELVDQVWLVTAPANVVVERLQQQRAMAPDDIEARRRAQMSDDVRRAYAHVVVENSGSLDELRRQLEVALARDC, via the coding sequence ATGAAGGTCATCGGTCTTACCGGCGGCATCGGGAGTGGCAAGTCCACGGCTGCGGCGATTTTGCAGCAGCTGGGCGCGGCAGTGATCGATGCCGACAAGGTTGCCCATGAGTTGTACGCTCCCGGCACCCCAGGGTGGCAGGCGGTGGTGGCTGCATTTGGTCGCGAAATCGTCGGTGCCGATGAACAGATCGACCGCAAAAAGCTCGCCGCTATTGTTTTTGCCGATCCCAATGCGCGCCAACGACTGGAGCGCATCATGCACCCGCTGGTCACGGAAGAAATCCGCCGCCGTCTTGCAGCATTGCGGGCGCGTGGAGAGAAACCACTCGTTGTGCTGGAAGCGGCGTTGCTGCTCGAGGCCGGCTGGCACGAGCTCGTAGATCAAGTCTGGCTTGTCACCGCTCCGGCAAATGTGGTTGTGGAACGGTTGCAGCAGCAGCGGGCCATGGCACCCGACGATATCGAGGCGCGTCGCCGCGCACAAATGAGCGACGACGTCCGGCGCGCATACGCCCACGTGGTCGTCGAGAACTCCGGGTCGCTCGACGAGCTGCGAAGACAGCTCGAGGTTGCCCTGGCGCGCGATTGCTGA
- a CDS encoding DNA photolyase family protein, which produces MPTTVVWFHNDLRVRDHAALSAACERGAVVGLFVWAPGEQGERAPGAARRWWLHHALVSLRAELAQCGVPLVLRRAERAAVAVEEVVRASSADAVFWNRRYDPAVAERDTAVASQLRCHGIWVEEHAGGWWQDAVGLAGGLQRRYQVFTPFWRWLANYVPASPLPAPRARATPTSVPASDDLAAWHFLPRIPWDRGFYEVWQPSEAGAHRVLERFVHEQLGEYALRRDLLAAEGTSRLSPYLAHGQLSPAQVWHAVRQATVDAAAKAAFLRQLAWREFAYQLLVEHPDLHVRPLRAQFETFPWREETNDEMVQRWRQGNTGIPLVDAGMRELWATGWMHNRARMVVASWLTKNLLCHWRLGERWFWDTLVDADPANNPFGWQWVAGCGADAAPYWRVFQPVRQGETYDREGAYVRHWVPELRHLPDRWIHRPWQAPGDVLARAGVVLGKTYPQPLVDPDESRKRALATFEEWRRSHTAGHST; this is translated from the coding sequence ATGCCCACCACCGTTGTGTGGTTTCACAACGACTTGCGCGTCCGCGACCACGCGGCGTTGTCGGCCGCGTGTGAGCGCGGCGCCGTGGTGGGTTTGTTCGTGTGGGCCCCGGGGGAGCAAGGGGAACGGGCACCAGGGGCAGCGCGACGTTGGTGGCTGCACCATGCGTTGGTGAGCTTGCGCGCCGAGCTTGCGCAGTGCGGTGTGCCGCTCGTCTTGCGGCGGGCGGAGCGGGCTGCGGTGGCGGTGGAAGAGGTTGTACGGGCAAGCTCCGCGGACGCCGTGTTTTGGAATCGCCGTTACGATCCAGCGGTCGCGGAGCGGGATACAGCCGTGGCAAGCCAGCTTCGCTGCCATGGCATTTGGGTTGAGGAGCATGCCGGCGGCTGGTGGCAGGACGCGGTGGGACTCGCCGGGGGGTTGCAGCGCCGGTACCAAGTCTTTACCCCGTTCTGGCGCTGGCTCGCGAACTATGTTCCAGCATCGCCGCTGCCCGCTCCACGGGCTCGGGCGACGCCGACGAGCGTGCCCGCCAGTGATGACCTTGCTGCGTGGCACTTTTTGCCCCGCATTCCTTGGGATCGCGGTTTTTACGAGGTGTGGCAGCCCTCGGAAGCCGGGGCGCACCGAGTGCTCGAACGGTTCGTGCACGAGCAATTGGGAGAGTATGCTCTGCGCCGCGACCTCCTCGCTGCTGAAGGCACCTCGCGTCTCTCGCCATATTTGGCGCACGGCCAGCTTTCGCCCGCGCAGGTGTGGCACGCGGTGCGGCAGGCAACGGTCGACGCTGCCGCCAAAGCTGCGTTTTTGCGACAACTCGCGTGGCGGGAGTTTGCGTACCAGTTGCTCGTCGAACACCCAGATTTGCACGTCCGGCCCCTGCGGGCGCAGTTCGAGACCTTTCCCTGGCGGGAAGAGACCAATGATGAGATGGTGCAGCGTTGGCGGCAGGGCAACACCGGCATTCCTCTGGTGGATGCCGGCATGCGCGAGCTTTGGGCCACGGGTTGGATGCACAATCGCGCCCGGATGGTGGTTGCATCGTGGCTGACCAAAAACCTGCTGTGCCATTGGCGTTTGGGGGAGCGTTGGTTTTGGGACACGTTGGTCGATGCCGACCCTGCGAACAACCCGTTCGGCTGGCAGTGGGTGGCTGGTTGCGGGGCAGACGCGGCGCCTTATTGGCGGGTGTTTCAGCCAGTGCGGCAGGGCGAAACGTACGACCGCGAGGGTGCATACGTACGGCATTGGGTGCCGGAGCTTCGCCACCTTCCGGATCGTTGGATTCACCGGCCTTGGCAGGCGCCGGGGGATGTGCTCGCGCGAGCCGGGGTGGTTCTTGGGAAAACCTACCCGCAGCCGCTTGTGGACCCGGACGAAAGCCGGAAGCGCGCTCTCGCCACGTTCGAAGAGTGGCGCCGCAGCCATACCGCAGGGCACTCTACTTGA
- a CDS encoding alpha/beta fold hydrolase, whose translation MPQVDVGDGIALYYELYDFTPPWKPGPPPVVFLHGLGGDRRLWLFQIPVFSAKYPTVVVDLRGHGLSTPARGDFTTADMARDVIRLTRHLGIERAHFVGLSMGGVVAQQVAFDFPLVVASLVLADTFGSLPEPAREMAKAALQRMEEQSMADIARERITAAFSDAVDPAMREYFIEQVAKNDREAYLRAARATFRFDPGERLSTLRSPTLVVVGKEDRVTPLPLAELLAKAIPGAKLAVIERAGHIASAENPQGFNRAVLDFLATL comes from the coding sequence ATGCCTCAGGTGGACGTGGGTGACGGCATTGCCCTGTATTACGAACTGTACGACTTCACACCGCCGTGGAAACCGGGTCCACCCCCGGTGGTGTTCTTACATGGATTGGGGGGCGACCGTCGGCTGTGGCTGTTCCAAATTCCGGTTTTTAGTGCGAAGTATCCGACGGTCGTTGTGGATTTGCGCGGCCATGGCTTGTCGACGCCAGCGCGGGGTGACTTTACGACCGCCGACATGGCGCGCGACGTCATCCGTCTCACGCGCCACCTAGGCATTGAGCGGGCGCATTTTGTCGGGCTGTCCATGGGTGGGGTGGTCGCTCAACAGGTGGCCTTCGACTTCCCGTTGGTAGTTGCCTCGTTGGTACTGGCCGATACCTTCGGGAGCTTGCCCGAGCCGGCGCGTGAAATGGCAAAGGCAGCATTGCAGCGCATGGAGGAGCAATCCATGGCGGATATCGCCCGGGAGCGCATCACCGCTGCGTTTTCCGACGCCGTCGATCCGGCCATGCGTGAATATTTCATCGAACAAGTGGCCAAGAACGATCGCGAAGCGTACTTGCGTGCAGCGCGGGCAACGTTCCGCTTCGATCCTGGCGAGCGGCTGTCTACCTTGCGGAGCCCGACGCTCGTGGTGGTGGGGAAGGAGGATCGGGTGACACCGTTGCCACTGGCGGAGCTCTTGGCGAAGGCGATCCCTGGGGCAAAACTTGCGGTCATCGAGCGCGCAGGCCACATCGCCAGCGCGGAGAACCCACAGGGATTCAATCGCGCGGTCTTGGATTTTCTAGCGACCCTGTAA